A portion of the Camelus ferus isolate YT-003-E chromosome 16, BCGSAC_Cfer_1.0, whole genome shotgun sequence genome contains these proteins:
- the TMEM106A gene encoding transmembrane protein 106A, which produces MMGETFSQLGSREDENKSILAPDPAIGSKAASYSSTGSSKSFCSCVPCERAAGASFVTCPTCQGSGEIPQELEKQLVALIPYGDQRLKPRHTKLSVFLAVFVCLVTSSLIVFFLFPRTIAVQPGGLNSSTVVIDESDIHLNITNILNISNNNYYPITVTQLTIEVLHLSLVVGQVSDSLLLHIGPLASEQMFYAVANRIWDENTYKICTWLKIKVHHVLLHIQGTLTCSYLSHSEQLVFQSYEYVDCRGNTSGPHLLVPHPP; this is translated from the exons ATGATGGGTGAGACATTCTCCCAGCTGGGGTCTCGGGAGGATGAGAACAAGTCAATCCTGGCCCCCGACCCAGCCATTGGCAGCAAGGCTGCTAGCTACTCCAGCACCGGCAGCAGCAAGTCTTTTTGTTCATGTGTGCCTTGTGAAAGGGCTGCTGGTGCCAGCTTTGTGACTTGTCCCACCTGCCAGGGCAGTGGGGAGATCCCTCAAG AGCTAGAGAAGCAGCTGGTGGCCCTCATCCCCTATGGGGACCAAAGGCTGAAGCCCAGGCACAC GAAGCTCTCCGTGTTCCTGGCAGTGTTCGTCTGCCTGGTGACCTCCTCCCTCATCGTCTTTTTCCTGTTTCCCCGGACTATCGCCGTGCAGCCTGGGGGCCTCAATTCCTCCACAGTGGTCATTGACGAGTCGGACATCCATCTCAACATAACG AATATCTTGAACATCTCCAATAACAACTACTACCCCATCACTGTGACCCAGCTGACCATCGAGGTTCTGCACCTGTCCCTCGTGGTGGGGCAGGTCTCTGACAGCCTCCTCCTCCACATCGGCCCTTTAGCCAGTGAACAG ATGTTTTATGCAGTAGCCAACAGGATATGGGATGAAAACACATA caAGATCTGTACCTGGCTGAAAATCAAAGTCCACCACGTGCTTTTGCACATCCA GGGCACCCTGACCTGCTCCTACCTGAGCCATTCAGAGCAGCTGGTTTTCCAGAGCTATGAATACGTGGACTGCCGGGGAAACACATCGGGGCCACACTTGCTGGTCCCTCACCCGCCATGA